The following coding sequences are from one Bacillota bacterium window:
- the fliQ gene encoding flagellar biosynthesis protein FliQ gives MTEQFIMDLGRQAMTTTLLVGAPLIGIGLLVGLVVSIFQATTQINEQTLSFAPKIAAVAVSLVVFGPWMLRVLTDFTVKLLEGLPAVIR, from the coding sequence ATGACTGAACAGTTCATCATGGACCTCGGCCGGCAGGCGATGACCACGACCCTCCTCGTCGGCGCCCCACTCATCGGGATCGGTCTCCTGGTCGGCCTGGTGGTCAGCATCTTTCAGGCGACCACCCAGATCAACGAGCAGACCCTGAGCTTCGCCCCGAAGATCGCGGCGGTGGCCGTGTCCCTGGTCGTCTTCGGCCCGTGGATGCTCAGGGTCCTCACCGACTTCACCGTCAAGCTGCTCGAGGGCCTCCCGGCGGTCATCCGCTAG
- a CDS encoding flagellar basal body-associated FliL family protein translates to MRRQPTKPWISLDKGAISLVTLVLAVVIVAGVVGGGVFILLGRNKPATEKPVEGKNYNAGEFLTNLADPSGKRLVQVTLEIEVTGDKAVQELTKKAVPVHDAILGVLRSKTSADLQGQTGMAALATDLGKAVEALLTQGKVMKVYFLQFMIQ, encoded by the coding sequence ATGCGTCGTCAACCAACCAAACCCTGGATCAGCCTGGACAAGGGGGCCATCAGCCTGGTGACCCTGGTCCTGGCGGTGGTCATCGTCGCCGGAGTGGTCGGGGGAGGGGTCTTCATCCTCCTCGGGCGGAATAAGCCGGCCACCGAAAAGCCCGTGGAAGGCAAGAACTACAACGCCGGCGAGTTCCTGACCAACCTGGCCGACCCCAGCGGCAAGCGCCTCGTCCAGGTGACCCTGGAGATCGAAGTCACCGGGGACAAGGCGGTCCAGGAACTGACCAAGAAGGCCGTCCCGGTGCACGACGCCATCCTCGGCGTCCTCCGCTCGAAGACGTCCGCCGACCTGCAGGGCCAGACCGGGATGGCCGCCCTGGCCACCGACCTCGGTAAGGCCGTCGAGGCCCTGCTGACCCAGGGCAAGGTGATGAAGGTCTACTTCCTCCAGTTCATGATCCAGTAA
- the fliM gene encoding flagellar motor switch protein FliM, with amino-acid sequence MSEILTQKEIDSLIASLSTGGVEPDEKKKEDRPVRIYDFRRPDKFSKDQIRTLQMLHDNFARLLTTTFSAHFRTMVQVNIASVDQLTYGEYVRALKNPAIVAIVSLAPLPGNAVLDISHSIAFPMIDRLFGGAGQTSESPRALTEIEVIVMERIFVQFLDTLKEAWKNIIELKPKLETIESNPLFAQVVGSAEMAVLITFSVKLGEAVGSINFCLPFLVIEPVLPKLSAQHWFSTSQRKVAQASPEVLKKRLEDAMIPVSVELGSTMISVRDLLGLQPGDVIQLDNPMTGDLRGYVGSRMKFKGRPGQIGRRMALSVTALIGGEEDDYE; translated from the coding sequence GTGTCGGAAATCCTCACTCAAAAAGAAATCGACTCGCTCATCGCCTCCCTATCGACCGGAGGCGTCGAGCCCGACGAGAAGAAGAAGGAGGACCGCCCGGTCCGGATTTACGACTTCCGGCGGCCGGACAAGTTCTCGAAGGACCAGATCCGCACCCTCCAGATGCTCCACGACAACTTTGCCCGGCTCCTGACGACCACGTTCTCGGCCCACTTCCGGACGATGGTCCAGGTCAACATCGCCTCGGTCGACCAGTTGACCTACGGCGAGTATGTCCGGGCACTGAAGAACCCGGCCATCGTGGCCATCGTCAGCCTGGCCCCCCTGCCGGGCAACGCGGTCCTCGACATCAGCCACTCGATCGCCTTCCCCATGATCGACCGGCTCTTCGGAGGGGCGGGGCAGACCAGCGAAAGCCCGCGGGCCCTGACGGAGATCGAGGTCATTGTCATGGAGAGGATTTTCGTCCAGTTCCTCGACACCCTCAAGGAAGCCTGGAAGAACATCATCGAGTTAAAGCCGAAGCTCGAGACGATCGAATCGAACCCACTCTTCGCCCAGGTCGTCGGGTCGGCCGAGATGGCCGTGCTGATCACCTTCTCGGTCAAGCTGGGCGAGGCCGTCGGAAGCATCAACTTCTGCCTGCCCTTCCTGGTCATCGAGCCGGTCCTCCCGAAGCTGTCGGCCCAGCACTGGTTTTCGACCAGCCAGCGCAAGGTGGCCCAGGCCAGCCCGGAGGTCCTCAAGAAGCGGCTCGAGGACGCGATGATTCCGGTCAGTGTGGAACTCGGCTCGACGATGATCAGCGTCCGGGACCTCCTGGGCCTCCAGCCCGGGGACGTCATCCAGCTCGACAACCCGATGACCGGCGATCTCCGGGGTTATGTCGGCAGCCGGATGAAGTTCAAGGGACGGCCCGGGCAGATCGGCCGCCGGATGGCTCTCAGCGTGACCGCCCTGATCGGCGGCGAGGAGGACGACTATGAGTAA
- a CDS encoding TIGR02530 family flagellar biosynthesis protein, producing MDPRIYGPLPGPTGGPGQVNRPSGAGNGPRGTPGSTGTAGPATDFRTIFQKQLDQERLKFSAHAQERLAGRTTRLTEADLAKLDQAVDKAAAKGSRESLILMKDLALVVSVKNRTVITAVDGERMKENVFTNIDSAVII from the coding sequence ATGGACCCCAGGATCTACGGACCGCTGCCGGGCCCGACCGGGGGACCGGGACAGGTCAACCGTCCGAGCGGCGCCGGGAACGGGCCGCGGGGGACGCCGGGGAGCACCGGGACGGCGGGGCCGGCCACGGACTTCCGGACCATCTTCCAGAAGCAACTCGACCAGGAGCGCCTGAAGTTCTCGGCCCACGCCCAGGAGAGGTTGGCCGGCCGGACGACCCGACTGACCGAGGCCGACCTGGCCAAGCTGGACCAGGCGGTGGACAAGGCAGCCGCCAAGGGTTCGAGGGAATCGCTGATCCTCATGAAGGACCTGGCCCTGGTGGTCAGCGTGAAGAACCGGACGGTGATCACCGCCGTCGACGGCGAGCGGATGAAGGAGAACGTCTTCACCAACATCGACAGCGCCGTGATCATCTAG
- a CDS encoding flagellar FlbD family protein, producing MIKVTRLNRSELVVNAELIQFVEATPDTIVTLSDGKKVVVREPVDEVIKRIIAYRRQAYAARPVRSRRSQ from the coding sequence GTGATCAAGGTCACCCGCCTCAACCGGAGCGAGCTGGTCGTCAACGCCGAGTTGATCCAGTTCGTCGAAGCCACTCCGGACACGATCGTCACCCTCTCCGACGGGAAGAAGGTTGTTGTCCGCGAGCCCGTGGATGAAGTGATCAAGCGGATCATCGCCTACCGGCGACAGGCTTACGCCGCCCGCCCGGTTCGCTCGAGGAGGAGCCAGTGA
- a CDS encoding flagellar hook capping FlgD N-terminal domain-containing protein — protein MSTTQGSAGVTGSTATDWQKTPPAMGTAKIFDGQKTLGNDSFLKLLVTELQYQDPMKPMENRDFVAQMAQFSALEQMQNMNGDMGKLLTLSLLGKSVTGKDGEQKPVIGAVTGISFGDGGKIALSIKEDGSDDKAEPKVVALADVTKVNGGQSAAAAGGGK, from the coding sequence ATGAGCACGACCCAGGGATCGGCCGGGGTGACCGGGTCGACCGCGACCGATTGGCAGAAGACCCCGCCGGCGATGGGCACGGCCAAGATCTTCGACGGGCAGAAGACCCTCGGCAATGACAGCTTCCTCAAGCTGCTGGTGACCGAGTTACAGTACCAGGACCCGATGAAGCCGATGGAAAACCGCGACTTCGTCGCCCAGATGGCCCAGTTCTCGGCCCTCGAGCAGATGCAGAACATGAACGGGGACATGGGCAAGCTCCTGACCCTATCCCTCCTCGGCAAGTCAGTCACCGGTAAGGACGGCGAACAAAAGCCCGTCATCGGCGCGGTGACCGGGATCAGCTTCGGCGACGGCGGCAAGATCGCCCTGAGCATCAAGGAAGACGGTTCGGACGACAAGGCCGAACCAAAGGTAGTGGCCCTCGCCGACGTGACCAAGGTCAACGGCGGGCAGAGCGCCGCGGCGGCCGGCGGGGGGAAGTGA
- the fliY gene encoding flagellar motor switch phosphatase FliY — protein MSKDILSQGEIDALLKTVEDTGGEHFSDTEKEALIELSNLGIESSVGAFAALTNREIESERPEIAVSRRSIVEKKIAPGAVCLTVLYEGAVTGQALMAMDGGLATVFCDILLGGDGSNPPADLNETQLGTLKEACQHGLDATADALGQALGEKLKLTVGAIKAATVQEEVTYFGDFDPDHVFVDLAGKLNLPDMVEGDVRYLYPAELSQALLKSLTARQGAETSEDAEADAPAPEAQPVKAKAPGGPAQRPASAQKATTRVVGGASRVQVQPATFEALKPSARNAESQNLDLILDVPLHLTVELGRTKMQVRQVLALGTGAVIELEKLAGEPLDVLVNGRLIAKGEVVIINENFGIRITDVISQVERVQNLR, from the coding sequence ATGAGTAAGGATATCCTGTCGCAGGGCGAGATCGACGCGCTGCTGAAGACGGTTGAGGACACCGGCGGCGAGCACTTCTCGGACACCGAGAAGGAGGCCCTCATCGAGCTGAGCAACCTCGGCATCGAGTCGTCCGTCGGGGCCTTCGCGGCCCTGACCAACCGGGAAATCGAGTCCGAGCGGCCGGAGATCGCCGTCAGTCGGCGGAGCATCGTCGAGAAGAAGATCGCCCCCGGGGCCGTCTGCCTGACCGTCCTCTACGAGGGCGCGGTGACCGGGCAGGCCCTGATGGCCATGGACGGTGGCCTGGCCACGGTCTTTTGCGACATCCTCCTCGGCGGCGACGGCTCCAACCCTCCGGCCGACCTCAACGAAACCCAGCTGGGCACCCTCAAGGAGGCCTGCCAGCACGGCCTGGACGCCACGGCCGACGCCCTCGGCCAGGCCCTCGGGGAGAAGCTCAAGCTCACCGTCGGAGCCATCAAGGCGGCCACGGTCCAGGAAGAGGTGACCTATTTCGGCGACTTCGATCCGGACCACGTCTTTGTCGACCTCGCCGGCAAGCTCAACCTGCCGGACATGGTCGAGGGCGACGTCCGCTACTTATACCCGGCCGAGCTCTCCCAGGCCCTGCTCAAGTCGCTGACCGCCCGCCAGGGAGCGGAGACCTCGGAAGACGCCGAGGCCGACGCGCCGGCTCCCGAGGCCCAGCCGGTCAAGGCCAAGGCGCCGGGCGGCCCGGCCCAGCGGCCGGCTTCCGCCCAGAAGGCCACGACCCGCGTCGTCGGGGGCGCAAGCCGGGTCCAGGTCCAGCCGGCGACGTTCGAAGCCCTCAAGCCCTCGGCGCGTAACGCCGAGTCGCAGAACCTGGACCTGATCCTGGACGTCCCCCTCCACCTCACGGTCGAACTCGGGCGGACGAAGATGCAGGTCCGGCAGGTCCTGGCCCTCGGGACCGGGGCCGTCATCGAGCTCGAGAAGTTGGCCGGAGAGCCCCTCGACGTGCTGGTCAACGGACGGCTGATCGCCAAGGGCGAGGTCGTTATCATCAACGAGAACTTCGGCATCCGGATCACCGACGTCATCAGCCAGGTCGAAAGGGTGCAAAACCTCAGGTGA
- the flhB gene encoding flagellar biosynthesis protein FlhB has translation MNLQLFAQERNFPATPRRRQQARERGQVFRSVELGSAVILLATFAALRLAAPAMGRSVGSYLGESLSRLPAGDLTPLDIRNLLTAAGLTAVRVVIPVLAVAFVTGVGINVAQVGLLLNGRGLTPDFSHLNPIQGFTRMFSRRSWVELGKTLLKMGIIGWVTYSTVLRETRELPRLLDQGLLESIKWVGSVTYTAAIRAGVMLLVMAGLDWFYQFWEYEQGLRMTRQEIIEETKETEGRPEVKARIKERMRAIMRRRMMAQVPKADVVVTNPTHYAIALKYDAMKMKAPVVLAKGQGYIALRIKEIAQTAKVTIVENRPLAQALYKTVEIGESIPEKLYQAVAEVLAFVYKLKGKI, from the coding sequence CTGAACCTCCAGCTGTTCGCCCAGGAACGCAACTTCCCGGCCACTCCGAGACGACGGCAACAGGCCCGCGAGCGGGGGCAGGTCTTCCGCAGCGTCGAACTGGGCTCGGCGGTCATCCTGCTGGCCACTTTCGCCGCCCTCCGCCTGGCCGCCCCGGCGATGGGCCGCTCGGTCGGGAGCTACCTCGGGGAGAGCCTGTCCAGGTTGCCCGCCGGAGACCTGACGCCCCTTGACATCCGCAACCTCTTGACCGCGGCCGGGCTGACCGCCGTCCGCGTCGTCATCCCGGTCCTGGCGGTGGCCTTCGTCACCGGGGTCGGGATCAACGTGGCCCAGGTGGGGCTGCTCCTCAACGGGCGGGGCCTGACCCCCGACTTCTCCCACCTGAACCCGATCCAGGGTTTCACCCGGATGTTCTCCCGGCGCTCCTGGGTCGAGTTGGGGAAGACCCTCCTGAAGATGGGGATCATCGGCTGGGTGACCTACTCGACGGTCCTCCGCGAGACCAGGGAACTGCCCCGGTTGCTTGACCAGGGACTGCTCGAGTCGATCAAGTGGGTCGGTTCGGTCACCTACACGGCGGCCATCCGGGCCGGGGTGATGCTCCTGGTGATGGCCGGGCTCGACTGGTTCTACCAATTCTGGGAATACGAGCAGGGCCTGCGGATGACCCGCCAGGAGATTATCGAGGAGACCAAGGAGACCGAGGGACGGCCGGAGGTCAAGGCCCGGATCAAGGAGCGGATGCGGGCGATCATGCGCCGCCGGATGATGGCCCAGGTGCCCAAGGCCGACGTGGTCGTGACCAACCCGACTCACTACGCCATCGCCCTCAAGTACGACGCGATGAAGATGAAAGCCCCGGTGGTGCTGGCCAAAGGGCAGGGCTACATCGCCCTCCGGATCAAGGAGATCGCCCAGACGGCCAAGGTCACCATCGTCGAGAATCGGCCACTGGCCCAGGCCCTCTACAAGACGGTCGAGATCGGCGAGTCCATTCCCGAGAAACTCTACCAAGCCGTCGCCGAGGTGCTGGCCTTCGTCTATAAGCTCAAGGGAAAGATCTAG
- a CDS encoding flagellar hook-length control protein FliK produces MTTINIPALWAGEAATAPGIPGAGGPSRATGGEAFAEHLRRAGTTGTRPPAAGRRSGERQVRDSEGPDRRRQKAAASDETGGARETRDGFRDAAAGLAGQSGPTESQKGPGRTGEKEAAAGDEPATAIQAKATDAPRGSDPSPATPRESSDAGQGPETNRLTAEAAQVAEGLAETAGAGPTGNATAADLETLVASLKGQAAQAVEGRSAQGEVTADAAQGARGSAKAGTDGAAGEAAADGPGDDSKAVGVRAVVQQKGEAKAGEPAGASGVATTEAPIQGSAAAAGGTQGAQGPIGQAADGPAGDESQSTPAAGAGAQTDRTGSSGPGREPPVGAGAGMIGGEGNGRAIKAGRAQNRETETADAAQEGLTQPQTGGTDGRVKAAADGPGGNPLHDPSKAQTAAGDQPAGSSKGAKEGQAGTAQTVQTDRTDAPSGLAQGQSTAGRPDGTTVQGAGAADGRTVQGGTSKVTAETARPDPAEIIKQIVARTNRQGTREGGEIRIQLKPDYLGPLNLRVTLERGALTAHLVTQSQRVKEAIEAGLPQLKQALEDQGLRTDQIAVSLGNDSFSAQLNGQGRGAWGQRAWGDAEWSRYPAATPSKTAEGAYAAGQPAGAAGQYRSDGHALNYVA; encoded by the coding sequence ATGACGACGATCAACATACCCGCCCTCTGGGCCGGTGAAGCGGCGACGGCGCCCGGGATTCCCGGAGCCGGCGGCCCCAGCCGAGCCACCGGGGGAGAGGCCTTCGCCGAGCACTTGCGGCGGGCCGGGACCACCGGGACGAGGCCGCCGGCCGCCGGCCGGCGCTCTGGTGAGAGGCAGGTGAGGGACAGCGAAGGCCCCGATCGCCGGCGTCAGAAGGCCGCCGCCAGCGATGAGACCGGGGGTGCCCGCGAAACCCGAGACGGGTTCCGGGACGCCGCGGCCGGGCTGGCGGGACAGAGCGGGCCGACCGAGTCCCAAAAGGGACCGGGACGGACCGGAGAGAAGGAGGCCGCGGCCGGCGACGAGCCGGCGACGGCGATCCAGGCGAAAGCTACCGACGCCCCGCGGGGGTCCGACCCAAGCCCGGCGACGCCCCGGGAGTCAAGCGACGCGGGTCAGGGGCCGGAGACGAACCGGCTCACGGCCGAAGCCGCCCAGGTGGCCGAGGGCCTCGCCGAAACGGCGGGGGCCGGGCCGACCGGGAACGCCACGGCCGCCGACCTCGAAACCTTGGTGGCGAGCCTGAAGGGCCAAGCGGCCCAGGCCGTCGAAGGCCGCTCGGCCCAAGGTGAGGTGACCGCGGACGCGGCCCAGGGGGCCCGCGGGAGCGCCAAGGCCGGTACCGACGGAGCGGCCGGGGAGGCCGCCGCCGACGGGCCGGGAGACGACTCGAAAGCAGTCGGAGTCCGAGCAGTGGTCCAGCAGAAAGGTGAAGCGAAGGCCGGTGAACCGGCCGGAGCGAGTGGGGTGGCCACGACCGAGGCCCCGATACAGGGGTCGGCCGCCGCCGCCGGTGGGACGCAAGGAGCCCAAGGTCCGATAGGTCAAGCGGCCGACGGACCGGCGGGCGACGAGAGCCAATCGACCCCAGCGGCCGGAGCCGGGGCCCAAACGGATCGAACCGGTTCGAGTGGACCGGGGCGGGAACCACCGGTGGGGGCCGGGGCTGGGATGATCGGCGGGGAAGGGAACGGACGGGCGATCAAGGCCGGCCGGGCCCAGAACCGGGAGACCGAGACGGCCGACGCCGCCCAGGAGGGCCTGACCCAACCCCAAACCGGAGGGACCGACGGGCGAGTGAAGGCCGCCGCGGACGGCCCGGGGGGGAACCCCCTCCATGACCCTTCGAAGGCCCAGACCGCGGCCGGCGACCAGCCGGCGGGGTCGAGCAAGGGGGCCAAGGAGGGGCAGGCCGGAACGGCCCAGACGGTCCAAACCGACCGGACCGACGCCCCGAGCGGGCTGGCCCAGGGCCAGTCTACGGCGGGACGGCCGGACGGAACGACGGTCCAGGGGGCCGGCGCCGCCGACGGTCGAACGGTCCAGGGCGGGACGTCCAAGGTCACGGCGGAGACGGCTCGCCCCGACCCGGCTGAGATCATCAAACAGATCGTCGCCCGGACCAACCGGCAAGGGACCCGGGAGGGCGGCGAGATCCGGATCCAGCTGAAGCCGGATTACCTCGGACCATTGAACCTGCGGGTGACCCTCGAACGCGGCGCCCTGACCGCCCACCTGGTGACCCAGAGCCAGAGGGTCAAGGAGGCCATCGAGGCCGGACTCCCCCAGCTGAAGCAGGCCCTGGAAGACCAGGGACTGCGGACCGACCAGATCGCCGTGAGCCTTGGCAACGACTCCTTCTCGGCCCAGTTGAACGGGCAGGGGCGGGGCGCCTGGGGCCAGCGGGCCTGGGGCGACGCGGAGTGGAGCCGGTACCCGGCGGCGACCCCGAGCAAGACGGCCGAAGGCGCCTACGCCGCGGGACAGCCGGCCGGTGCCGCCGGCCAGTATCGATCCGACGGCCACGCTCTGAACTACGTGGCCTGA
- the fliO gene encoding flagellar biosynthetic protein FliO, which produces MNGETGSLNLVWQVIQFLFFFALVIGLVYATSRLVGKRLGATRGGKFLHVVEGVPLGQKAGLYLVELAGRVLLVGLSEGQMNVLTTFTGPEATRLLAEGGEEVPVEESTVTAFRKPQGAAATFAEEMQRRIERLRTLGTRKAGGESDEDR; this is translated from the coding sequence GTGAACGGCGAAACTGGTTCGCTCAATCTGGTCTGGCAGGTCATCCAGTTCCTCTTTTTCTTCGCCCTGGTCATCGGGCTGGTCTACGCGACCTCCCGGTTGGTCGGCAAGCGGCTGGGGGCGACCCGCGGCGGGAAGTTCCTCCACGTCGTCGAGGGCGTCCCGCTCGGCCAGAAGGCCGGGCTCTACCTGGTCGAGCTGGCCGGCCGAGTGCTCCTGGTGGGGCTGTCCGAGGGTCAGATGAACGTGCTGACCACCTTCACCGGACCGGAGGCGACCCGCCTCCTGGCCGAGGGGGGCGAGGAGGTCCCGGTCGAAGAGTCGACCGTGACGGCCTTCCGCAAGCCCCAGGGCGCCGCGGCCACCTTCGCCGAGGAGATGCAGCGGCGGATCGAACGGCTGAGGACCCTTGGGACGCGCAAGGCCGGTGGGGAGAGCGACGAAGACCGATGA
- the fliR gene encoding flagellar biosynthetic protein FliR, translated as MDLGQLLVDRIDLYLLILARVSGIFAVTPFLGSKFIPMSVRVALSLLTSLLLLPTIPLTAVGSDNLAGYTVVLLGELVIGLAIGYASLLVLVGVQVAGQILDLDMGFSIVNVVDPHLNIESPLIGNFQYLLGLLFFLTVNGHYWVFMGLAQSYRALPLAAAGPFAGALGQGLVSGLVDLFAQMFAIAVKLAVPVLSGLFLTTVALGLIARTVPQINVFVVGLPLKAVIGTALLAVILPVYVFALDSALGQMYSSFFRIIGALR; from the coding sequence GTGGACCTCGGCCAGCTGTTGGTCGACCGGATCGACCTCTACCTGCTGATCCTGGCCCGGGTGAGCGGCATCTTCGCCGTCACCCCGTTCTTGGGCAGTAAGTTCATCCCGATGTCGGTCCGGGTCGCCCTCTCCCTCTTGACCTCCCTGCTCCTCCTGCCGACGATCCCCCTGACCGCGGTCGGCTCGGACAACCTGGCCGGCTACACCGTGGTCCTCCTCGGCGAACTGGTCATTGGGCTGGCCATCGGGTACGCCTCCCTGCTGGTCCTGGTGGGGGTCCAAGTGGCCGGACAGATCCTCGACCTCGACATGGGCTTCTCCATCGTCAACGTGGTCGACCCGCACCTCAACATCGAGTCGCCGCTCATCGGCAACTTCCAGTACCTTCTCGGACTGCTCTTCTTCCTAACGGTCAACGGTCACTACTGGGTGTTCATGGGCCTCGCCCAGAGCTATCGCGCCCTTCCGCTGGCCGCCGCCGGGCCTTTCGCCGGGGCCCTCGGGCAGGGCCTCGTCTCCGGCCTCGTCGACCTCTTCGCCCAGATGTTCGCCATCGCCGTGAAGCTGGCCGTGCCGGTCCTGTCCGGGCTCTTCCTGACCACCGTCGCTCTCGGTCTCATCGCCCGGACGGTGCCCCAGATCAACGTCTTCGTCGTCGGGCTGCCCCTCAAGGCGGTCATCGGGACCGCCCTCCTGGCGGTGATCCTCCCGGTCTACGTCTTCGCCCTCGACTCGGCCCTGGGTCAGATGTACTCGAGCTTCTTCAGGATCATCGGGGCTCTGCGGTGA
- a CDS encoding flagellar hook protein FlgE — MMRSMYAGVSGLRNHQIRMDVIGNNIANVNTVGFKAGRVNFQEIFNQTIRGASSPLGQRGGTNPQQVGLGMGLSSIDTLQIQGNLQTTGKMTDLAIQGNGFFVLNADGNLVYTRDGAFDLDANGYLINPSNGMKVQGWLANSAGVFPAKNPNTIKDLQVPVGQSVAASTTTAVAFAKNLDAGLTTTAPNNTYVTSIDVFDSLGARRSVTMTFTHTAANTWSWTATGDAVAAPVQTGNLTFNATGALTAGGAATMQVTGSAGATSPFTVNLNFNGLTQYAAGSSVAASGRDGYPMGSLMTFTIDSTGTVTGVYSNGVTQKIAQVAVATFANPGGLLKMGENLFQESNNSGLRDIGETGTGGRGTIAPGTLEMANVDLSLEFTNMISTQRGFQANSRIITTSDEMLQELVNLKR; from the coding sequence ATGATGCGTTCGATGTACGCGGGCGTTTCCGGCCTGCGTAACCACCAGATCAGGATGGACGTCATCGGCAACAACATCGCCAACGTCAACACCGTCGGCTTCAAGGCCGGCCGGGTCAACTTCCAGGAGATCTTCAACCAGACCATCCGCGGCGCCTCGTCCCCGCTGGGACAGCGCGGCGGCACCAACCCGCAGCAGGTCGGCTTGGGCATGGGCCTGTCGAGCATCGATACCCTCCAGATCCAGGGCAACCTGCAGACCACCGGGAAGATGACCGACCTCGCCATCCAGGGCAACGGGTTCTTCGTCCTCAACGCCGACGGCAACCTGGTCTACACCAGAGATGGGGCCTTCGACCTCGACGCCAACGGCTACCTGATCAACCCGTCCAACGGCATGAAGGTCCAGGGCTGGCTGGCCAACTCGGCCGGCGTCTTCCCGGCCAAGAACCCGAACACGATCAAGGACCTCCAGGTCCCCGTCGGTCAGAGCGTCGCCGCCTCCACCACCACCGCGGTGGCCTTCGCCAAGAACCTCGATGCCGGCCTGACGACCACGGCTCCCAATAACACCTACGTGACTTCCATCGACGTCTTCGACTCCCTCGGCGCCCGGCGTTCGGTGACGATGACCTTCACCCACACCGCGGCCAACACCTGGTCCTGGACGGCCACCGGCGACGCCGTCGCCGCCCCGGTCCAGACCGGCAACCTGACCTTCAACGCCACCGGCGCCCTGACCGCCGGTGGGGCGGCGACCATGCAGGTCACCGGCAGCGCCGGCGCGACCAGCCCCTTCACCGTCAACCTCAACTTCAATGGCCTGACCCAGTACGCCGCCGGGTCGTCGGTCGCCGCCAGCGGCCGCGACGGCTACCCGATGGGCTCGCTGATGACCTTCACCATCGACTCGACCGGCACGGTCACCGGCGTCTACTCCAACGGCGTCACCCAGAAGATCGCCCAGGTGGCCGTGGCCACCTTCGCCAACCCCGGTGGCCTCCTGAAGATGGGCGAGAACCTCTTCCAGGAGTCCAACAACTCCGGCCTCCGGGACATTGGCGAGACCGGCACCGGCGGCCGCGGGACCATCGCCCCCGGCACCCTCGAGATGGCCAACGTCGACCTCTCCCTGGAGTTCACCAACATGATCTCGACCCAACGCGGCTTCCAGGCCAACTCGAGGATCATCACCACCTCCGACGAGATGCTCCAGGAACTGGTCAACCTGAAGCGGTAA
- the fliP gene encoding flagellar type III secretion system pore protein FliP (The bacterial flagellar biogenesis protein FliP forms a type III secretion system (T3SS)-type pore required for flagellar assembly.) yields the protein MSEHSTARRKSIFARSRPFWFGLATLVILGVYLVGGTEAALAAPAAGSAGLPSLNVSLGTAQNPGQVATSLQILLLLTILSLAPGILILMTSFTRIVIVLSFVRSALATQQMPPNQVLVGLALFLTFFIMAPIFGQINQTALQPYLAGQISQQEALDKALVPLRQFMLDHTRTKDLAMFIEFSGEKPPDRPEDASTIALIPAFAISELKTAFQMGFVIFIPFIVIDMIVASTLMSMGMLMLPPMMISLPFKIILFVLVDGWHLVVRSLILSFH from the coding sequence ATGAGCGAGCACTCGACCGCCCGCCGGAAGTCCATCTTCGCCAGAAGCCGCCCCTTCTGGTTCGGCCTGGCGACCCTCGTCATCCTCGGGGTCTACCTGGTCGGCGGGACCGAAGCGGCCCTGGCCGCGCCGGCCGCCGGCAGCGCCGGCCTGCCCAGCCTGAACGTCAGCCTGGGGACGGCCCAGAACCCCGGCCAGGTGGCCACCAGCCTGCAGATCCTGCTCCTCCTGACGATCCTGTCACTGGCCCCCGGGATCCTCATCCTGATGACCAGCTTCACCCGGATCGTCATCGTTCTATCCTTCGTCCGCAGCGCCCTGGCCACCCAGCAGATGCCGCCTAATCAAGTCCTCGTGGGTCTGGCCCTCTTCCTGACCTTCTTCATCATGGCCCCCATCTTCGGCCAGATCAACCAGACCGCCCTTCAGCCCTACCTGGCCGGGCAGATCAGCCAGCAGGAGGCCCTCGACAAGGCCCTCGTCCCGCTCCGCCAGTTCATGCTGGACCACACCCGGACCAAGGACCTGGCGATGTTCATCGAGTTCTCCGGGGAGAAGCCCCCCGACCGGCCCGAGGATGCCTCGACCATCGCCCTCATCCCGGCCTTCGCCATCAGCGAGCTGAAGACGGCCTTTCAGATGGGCTTCGTCATCTTCATCCCGTTCATCGTCATCGACATGATCGTCGCCTCCACCCTGATGTCCATGGGCATGCTGATGCTCCCGCCGATGATGATCTCGCTGCCCTTCAAGATCATCCTCTTCGTCCTCGTCGACGGGTGGCACCTGGTGGTCCGATCGCTGATTCTGAGTTTCCACTGA